A window of Onychostoma macrolepis isolate SWU-2019 chromosome 01, ASM1243209v1, whole genome shotgun sequence contains these coding sequences:
- the LOC131545755 gene encoding 2-oxoglutarate receptor 1-like, translating to MSNPYYSTSNNSIHNCTEVDDLVKRYYLPAMYGALFIVGVVGNITALLVYVVKVRPWKSSTIIMVNLVITDLVFMISLPFLTYYYSHSDSWMLGIIMCRFTRFIFHFNLYGSILFLTCLAIFRYVAIVHPLHAHSIKQKRWGTLACVLVWAVAVAEISPIFNQIEMKSQDNKTYCLDLASNKPEFMWPYSWVLTVLGYLVPLVVVCLCYWRIMKELKKGPHKESSKRVRARRLIVLILTCFIVCFFPFHVLRALRIYTKFTLDTDCMLDRWVHAAYIISRPIAVLNIIFNLPLYTLSGDCFKQAFMEMFKCDRLMSKTKGIIKVAVINKPVSKITYDQSS from the coding sequence ATGAGCAACCCTTACTACAGCACGAGTAACAACTCGATTCATAACTGCACCGAAGTGGATGATCTGGTGAAGCGCTATTATCTGCCTGCCATGTACGGTGCGCTCTTCATCGTAGGCGTTGTGGGCAACATCACCGCTCTGCTGGTCTACGTGGTCAAAGTTCGTCCCTGGAAGAGCAGCACCATCATCATGGTGAACCTCGTCATCACCGACCTCGTCTTCATGATCTCCTTGCCCTTCCTGACCTACTACTACAGCCACAGCGACTCCTGGATGCTGGGCATCATCATGTGTCGCTTCACACGCTTCATCTTCCACTTCAACCTCTACGGCAGCATCCTTTTCCTCACCTGTCTGGCCATCTTTCGCTATGTGGCGATCGTGCATCCGTTGCATGCACACAGCATCAAGCAGAAGCGCTGGGGAACTCTGGCGTGCGTTCTGGTTTGGGCCGTGGCGGTTGCAGAAATTAGTCCAATTTTTAACCAAATTGAAATGAAGTCGCAGGACAACAAAACCTACTGCTTGGATCTTGCGAGCAACAAGCCAGAATTCATGTGGCCGTATAGTTGGGTGTTGACCGTGCTTGGATATCTGGTTCCTCTAGTCGTGGTCTGTCTTTGCTATTGGCGCATCATGAAGGAGCTAAAGAAAGGTCCTCATAAGGAAAGCAGCAAACGGGTTCGAGCGAGGCGACTCATCGTGTTGATTCTGACATGTTTCATTGTGTGCTTTTTCCCTTTTCATGTGCTACGGGCTTTGAGGATCTACACAAAATTCACTCTGGATACCGACTGCATGCTGGACCGCTGGGTTCATGCCGCATATATCATCTCGAGGCCGATCGCTGTACTCAACATCATTTTCAACCTGCCGCTCTATACATTATCAGGGGATTGTTTTAAGCAGGCCTTCATGGAAATGTTCAAATGTGATCGGCTCATGTCGAAAACTAAAGGAATCATTAAAGTGGCTGTGATCAACAAACCTGTGTCCAAAATCACGTATGATCAAAGCAGCTGA